A region from the Gossypium hirsutum isolate 1008001.06 chromosome A08, Gossypium_hirsutum_v2.1, whole genome shotgun sequence genome encodes:
- the LOC107938437 gene encoding 60S ribosomal protein L23A, whose amino-acid sequence MAPKVEKKGDPKAQALKAAKAVKSGVTFKKKAKKIRTKVTFHRPKTLKKDRNPKYPRISAPPRNKLDHYQIRKFPLTTESAMKKIEDNNTLVFIVDIRADKKKIKDAVKKMYDIQAKKVNTLIRPDGTKKAYVRLTPDYDALDVANKIGII is encoded by the exons ATGGCCCCAAAAG TCGAGAAGAAAGGAGATCCGAAGGCACAGGCCTTGAAAGCTGCTAAAGCAGTGAAATCCGGTGTCACTTTTAAGAAGAAAGCAAAGAAGATCCGAACAAAGGTTACATTCCATAGGCCAAAGACATTGAAGAAGGACAGGAACCCTAAATATCCCCGCATTAGTGCTCCACCGAGGAACAAGCTTGATCATTATCAGATCCGTAAGTTTCCCCTCACAACTGAGTCAGCAATGAAGAAGATTGAAGACAATAACACTTTGGTTTTCATTGTTGACATTCGTGCTGACAAGAAGAAGATAAAGGATGCTGTAAAGAAGATGTACGATATTCAAGCCAAGAAAGTAAACACCTTGATCAG GCCTGATGGCACGAAGAAGGCATACGTTAGGTTGACACCTGATTATGATGCCTTGGACGTGGCAAACAAAATCGGAATTATCTAA
- the LOC107938438 gene encoding histone H2B-like yields MAPKAEKKPAEKKPAEEKKTVAEKAPAEKKPKAGKKLPKEGGAAAGDKKKKRAKKSTETYKIYIFKVLKQVHPDIGISSKAMGIMNSFINDIFEKLAQEASRLARYNKKPTITSREIQTAVRLVLPGELAKHAVSEGTKAVTKFTSS; encoded by the coding sequence ATGGCACCAAAAGCTGAGAAGAAGCCAGCTGAGAAGAAGCCAGCTGAGGAGAAGAAGACGGTAGCTGAGAAAGCCCCCGCCGAGAAGAAGCCAAAGGCAGGCAAAAAGCTTCCCAAGGAAGGCGGAGCTGCGGCCGGagacaagaagaagaagagggccAAGAAGAGTACTGAGACCTACAAGATCTACATCTTCAAGGTCTTGAAGCAAGTTCACCCTGATATCGGTATCTCAAGCAAAGCTATGGGAATCATGAACAGCTTCATCAATGATATCTTTGAAAAGCTTGCCCAAGAAGCGTCTAGGCTCGCAAGGTACAACAAGAAGCCTACCATCACTTCCAGGGAAATCCAGACCGCTGTTAGGCTTGTACTTCCCGGTGAGCTTGCGAAACACGCCGTTTCTGAAGGGACCAAGGCCGTCACCAAGTTTACTTCTTCTTGA
- the LOC107938398 gene encoding histone H2A yields the protein METSGKVKKGAGGRKGGGPKKKPVSRSVKAGLQFPVGRIGRYLKKGRYSQRVGTGAPVYLAAVLEYLAAEVLELAGNAARDNKKNRIIPRHVLLAVRNDEELGKLLAGVTIAHGGVLPNINPVLLPKKTEKAAGKEPKSPSKATKSPKKA from the exons ATGGAAACTTCAGGAAAAGTAAAGAAGGGAGCCGGAGGAAGGAAAGGTGGTGGCCCGAAGAAGAAGCCCGTTTCAAGGTCTGTCAAAGCTGGTCTCCAGTTCCCCGTTGGTAGGATCGGCCGTTACTTGAAGAAAGGAAGGTATTCACAGCGTGTTGGAACCGGAGCCCCGGTTTACTTGGCTGCTGTTCTTGAGTACTTGGCTGCTGAG GTCCTGGAATTGGCTGGGAACGCTGCACGTGACAACAAGAAAAACAGGATCATCCCAAGGCACGTTCTACTTGCCGTGAGGAACGACGAAGAATTAGGGAAGCTTCTCGCCGGCGTAACAATCGCTCACGGTGGTGTGTTGCCGAACATCAACCCAGTTCTTTTGCCGAAGAAGACTGAAAAGGCCGCCGGCAAAGAACCCAAATCTCCATCAAAGGCCACCAAGTCTCCTAAGAAAgcttaa
- the LOC107938394 gene encoding histone H2A: METSGKVKKGAGGRKGGGPKKKPVSRSVKAGLQFPVGRIGRYLKKGRYSQRVGTGAPVYLAAVLEYLAAEVLELAGNAARDNKKNRIIPRHVLLAVRNDEELGKLLAGVTIAHGGVLPNINPVLLPKKTEKAAGKEPKSPSKATKSPKKA, from the exons ATGGAAACTTCAGGAAAAGTAAAGAAGGGAGCCGGAGGAAGGAAAGGTGGTGGCCCGAAGAAGAAGCCCGTTTCAAGGTCTGTCAAAGCTGGTCTCCAGTTCCCTGTTGGTAGGATCGGCCGTTATTTGAAGAAAGGAAGGTATTCGCAGCGGGTCGGAACCGGAGCCCCGGTTTACTTGGCTGCTGTTCTTGAGTACTTGGCCGCTGag GTTCTGGAATTGGCTGGGAACGCTGCACGTGACAACAAGAAAAACAGGATCATCCCAAGGCACGTTCTACTCGCCGTGAGGAACGACGAAGAATTAGGGAAGCTTCTCGCCGGCGTAACCATCGCTCACGGTGGTGTGTTGCCGAACATCAACCCAGTTCTTTTGCCGAAGAAGACTGAAAAGGCCGCCGGCAAAGAACCCAAATCTCCATCAAAGGCCACCAAGTCTCCTAAGAAAGCTTAA
- the LOC107938411 gene encoding histone H2A-like, with protein sequence TENAPVYLAAVLEYLAAEVLELSGNVVRDNKKNNIIPRYVLLAVRNDEELGKLLVGVTIALGGVLPNINLVLLPKKTEKAAGKEPKSPSKAIKSPNKG encoded by the exons ACTGAAAATGCCCCAGTTTACTTGGCTGCAGTTCTTGAGTACTTGGCCGCAGAG GTTTTGGAATTGTCTGGGAACGTTGTACGTGACAACAAGAAAAACAATATCATACCAAGGTACGTGCTACTCGCCGTGAGGAATGACGAAGAATTAGGGAAGCTTCTCGTTGGCGTAACCATCGCTCTTGGTGGTGTGTTGCCGAATATCAACCTAGTTCTTTTGCCGAAGAAGACTGAAAAGGCCGCTGGCAAAGAACCCAAATCTCCATCAAAGGCTATCAAGTCTCCTAATAAAGGTTAA
- the LOC107938439 gene encoding THO complex subunit 4A, giving the protein MSSALEMSLDDLIKRSRKSGSGNSRGRGRGRGSGPGPARRFPNRRANRSTPYTTAKAPETSWQHDMYSDKGAAFRGQAGRASAIETGTKLYISNLDYSVSNDDVKELFSEVGDLKRFTIHYDRSGRSKGTAEVVFSRRTDALAAVKRYNNVQLDGKPMKIEIVGANVSTTAAPSAANGTFGNSNGAPRGGQGRGVGFGRQRGGVGSRGSGRGHGRGRGRGEKVSTEDLDADLEKYHSEAMQTN; this is encoded by the exons atgtcaaGTGCTTTAGAGATGTCGCTAGACGACCTCATCAAGCGCAGCCGTAAATCCGGATCCGGAAACTCCCGCGGTCGCGGTCGCGGTCGTGGATCCGGACCGGGACCTGCCCGCCGCTTTCCTAACCGCCGTGCAAATCGCTCTACACCGTATACGACAGCTAAG GCGCCGGAGACGTCGTGGCAGCACGATATGTATTCGGATAAGGGAGCGGCGTTCCGAGGACAAGCAGGTCGGGCCTCCGCAATCGAAACTGGAACGAAACTTTACATCTCTAATTTAGATTATAGTGTTTCCAACGACGATGTCAAg GAATTGTTTTCTGAGGTCGGTGATCTAAAACGATTTACAATCCATTACGATAGGAGTGGAAGATCGAAG GGAACAGCAGAAGTTGTCTTCTCTCGCCGAACAGATGCTCTGGCTGCAGTCAAGAGATACAACAATGTTCAGCTCGATGGGAAGCCAATGAAAATTGAGATTGTTGGAGCAAACGTTTCTACTACTGCTGCACCTTCAGCTGCTAATGGCACCTTTGGAAATTCAAATGGAGCCCCTAGAGG TGGCCAAGGCAGGGGTGTTGGGTTCGGCAGGCAACGTGGTGGTGTTGGAAGCCGTGGCTCTGGAAGAGGCCATGGACGAGGAAGGGGCCGCGGAGAAAAGGTTTCTACAGAAGATCTTGACGCTGATTTAGAGAAGTATCATTCTGAAGCAATGCAGACTAATTGA
- the LOC107938405 gene encoding uncharacterized protein yields the protein MQHQEGEASPRRRSSAYLNALSLEIEKRLQRKRSSLQELFADLALEIDDRAKDIILSREDLISSPEYSVNDRLCFYDVLANYYVRVPLRGKPILDLIVQVWSQSFASHTFALLFHKWLFEVELDHADVLLRYSSALVQGATNVLWIDIQSNARCFQSLFKYLLDEVALEPTRLNKIPVQAQRDLYLLLSRFIFFYNAVEKLESFLKLCPTFPNAILVGGPADIFVTEVADQLQKLKVEPVLLHYLVQIKVLGGMQLRVATSTRLKTCLYNFTSPGGPMYPTRAVRHAAWDALDLLFPVGRYPRHLINMFFRLLYPWYWPSSCWNFILCYIKAMFYCLLRLIFSSWGKLREPKRA from the exons ATGCAGCATCAAGAAGGAGAAGCTTCTCCTAGGCGTCGAAGTTCCGCTTATCTCAACGCGCTCTCACTAGAAATCGAGAAAAGACTTCAGCGg AAACGCAGCTCATTACAAGAATTATTCGCGGATCTAGCTTTGGAAATCGATGATCGAGCCAAAG aTATAATTCTAAGTAGAGAAGATCTAATATCGTCTCCGGAGTACAGTGTTAATGATCGGTTATGCTTTTATGATGTCCTTGCTAATTACTATGTTCGAGTGCCCCTTCGTGGAAAACCTATCCTTGATTTGATTGTGCAAGTATGGAGCCAATCATTTGCATCTCACACTTTCGCCCTTTTATTCCATAAATGG TTGTTTGAAGTTGAACTGGATCATGCAGATGTACTACTTCGTTATTCCTCTGCACTTGTTCAGGGCGCAACAAATGTTCTCTG GATTGATATCCAATCAAATGCCAGGTGTTTCCAGTCTCTCTTTAAG TACCTTCTCGATGAAGTTGCATTGGAGCCTACACGGTTAAATAAAATTCCAGTACAG GCCCAAAGGGATCTTTACCTTTTACTTTCGAGGTTCATATTCTTTTATAACGCAG TTGAAAAACTTGAAAGCTTCTTGAAGCTATGCCCCACATTTCCAAATGCTATATTGGTTGGAGGACCAGCAGATATATTTGTGACTGAAGTAGCTGACCAG CTTCAAAAATTAAAAGTGGAGCCAGTCCTGCTGCATTATCTTGTTCAGATTAAAGTTCTTGGGG GAATGCAACTGAGAGTTGCAACAAGTACGAGGTTGAAGACTTGTTTGTATAACTTTACCTCACCCGGTGGCCCAATGTATCCTACAAGGGCCGTGCGTCATGCAGCTTGGGATGCCTTGGATTTGCTGTTTCCT GTTGGACGTTACCCTCGACATCTTATAAACATGTTCTTTAGATTATTATATCCCTGGTATTGGCCATCTTCATGTTGGAACTTCATATTGTGTTACATCAAGGCCATGTTTTATTGCTTGTTGAGGTTGATCTTCTCTAGTTGGGGAAAGCTTAGAGAGCCTAAAAGAGCCTAA
- the LOC107938402 gene encoding histone H4 encodes MSGRGKGGKGLGKGGAKRHRKVLRDNIQGITKPAIRRLARRGGVKRISGLIYEETRGVLKIFLENVIRDAVTYTEHARRKTVTAMDVVYALKRQGRTLYGFGG; translated from the coding sequence ATGTCAGGCAGAGGCAAGGGTGGCAAGGGGCTCGGCAAAGGAGGTGCCAAGAGGCATAGGAAGGTTTTAAGAGACAACATCCAGGGCATTACTAAGCCTGCCATTCGCCGTTTGGCTCGTCGAGGAGGTGTCAAGAGGATCAGTGGCTTGATCTATGAAGAAACTAGGGGAGTATTGAAGATTTTCTTGGAGAATGTGATTCGTGATGCTGTGACTTATACCGAGCACGCCAGGAGGAAGACCGTTACCGCCATGGATGTTGTTTATGCCTTGAAAAGGCAGGGCAGGACTCTCTATGGTTTTGGTGGTTAA